GTTTCAACAACGCACAAATTTTGCATGTTGTAGATTATAGTAATTAACAACGTTCATTTGAAGCATGTTGTTATTATGATGTTGTTGAATGTCATTTTTCTTGTAGTGTATAGTGttgtttgatttctttctCGTTAATTTACAGTGTGGTACGTGGAAGTAAATATGAAAGCCGCTTCATGTTCAACTCTCTATTTTAGAGGCTTTTTAACTATTGTCAGCTAAATACGAATGACCAACCAATGTATAGCACTTTGAATTGGTTGATGCATGTGCCTTCCATTATCAGAATCACTAATACCGATTCGGCACGACTATGTATGAGAAATGTTATTTGTTCACTAATCTCTTGATGTTTTCATTATTATGTTTTGCTGATCGTTTGTGATTCAAGGTCATTGTATAAattgactatatatatttaaacttTGTATAGATAGAACATCATTTACTTCTGCATAATTAGCAGAGAGTACCGTTGGAACTGGAAAGGACGTTGCTCTTTAACCAAAGCATATGACATGAGCCGGTCTATATACCCAAGAGTACTTTTGCCTCTAACAGAGGATCCAATGCTTCCAACTGGTTAATCTCCTCCTTAAATGCTATGCCAGTCTCTAAGTTCATGTCACACATGCTTCACTTGTGACCCTTTTGTGTGCCTCAGAAATGGGGAGAAAGAGGAACAACAAATCATCAAGAAATACCAACGTGAGAAAGACCAGTCTAGAAATCAGAGCAGAAAACCAAGACGGCGTGGTTCCCCGCCGCAGGATGCGAGCTGTCGTTAATGTTTGCCAGAAGGAAGGGATTGAAATCGCATTCTCAATCAGAGCTAGATACTTACCTGACATTGGTAGAAAGATCAATGCCCAGCTCAAATATTGCGTCTCAGAACTCAATCTGCTTCCTAGCTAGTTGCATTTCTTATGTTGATGAGGCAATTGCCAGTTTCCTCCAACTGGTGGCATTGTCCACAGATTATCTCAGGTAAGTTTTTGTGCAAAGGGAGGGGAAATGTCAGCCAGACATATTCAATGAGTTCGAGGATCAACCTGAATGGCTGCATTACAGCTCTTTGCGCTGTGACCTTTATGATAACTCCCTAGAGTCATAGATCAACTACTAAGCAGTTAGTATTTCTTTAGAAAGTCTAAAAGTTAGATTAAATGTGTTTTCTTGACTTCTAAAAAGTATCAGAGTCTAGCTACATTAAATGTGTTTTCTTGACTTATGTTAGttattattttcttgtgttttgtgtgtgtttagCTGGAAGGTTTAGTAGTTTATGAACATTTATTGTGAGTAGTCGAGTCTAAGTTATTTAAGAAGTTGTAGCTTATgtttgtttttcagtttttggAAGTTCAATAGAATCATTTTATTCAAATCTTTTAGCTTAAGGGTTTCAGTTTCCTTCCCTTTTAGTTATTTTCTACCCAATCCCAGTTCAGATCCTATTAGGGCATGCATCaactggtatcagagcccatGGATGGGCGAGGGCAAGGTAGACAGCCAACTTCTGAAGTTGAGCAACTCAGGAGACAAGTGGAGTTTCTAACTCAAAGAATAACTGAGTTGGAAGCTGCAAGATCTGCTGAACAAAATGATGACTCAGAAGCAAGTTCTGAGAACCCGTTTCATAGGCGTGCTCCGCATCGGGAGCCACCTATTCGGGATGATCGAAGGTGGGAGATGAACATCAAGCTTGAGATACCAAAATTTTATGGTAGCTTACAAGCTGAAGAGTTCATTGATTGGTTGAATATTGTTGAGAGGATATTCGACATCAAGGAAGTTCCGGATGACAAGAAGGTGAAATTGGTAGCAGTCAAATTAATGGGATGAGCATCTGCCTGGTGGGAGCAGCTGAAGATGAAGCGAGAAAGACGTGGAAAATAGAGAATTATGaactgggagaaaatgaagaaaaagctCAGGGAGAATTTCcttctatttaattatgtTTGTACCCTTTATCAACATTTACAAAACCTTAGACAAGGTGATCGACCGGTGGATTAATACACTGAAGAGTTTTATATGTTGGTGGCCATAAACAACCTAAATGAGGATGAAGAGCAGCTGGTTGCAAGGTATATTGGAGGTTTAAGAGAAGATTTGCAGGATGCTCTTAATCTTCATACTTTTTGGTCAGTGTCTGAGGCCCATCAGCGAGCTATAATCATTGAGAAACGGCAAAGCAAGCCTAGTGCTCGACCATATTTCAGAGCTGGTACCAACCCAATAATCCACCAAGCAGCAAACAATGGAAAAAGACCTGCAAAAGCTGGAAATCGTACCAATCCTTCAGGACCAGTCAAGCAGGGACATAACAATGCATCTAAGCTTCGTTGTTTCGAGTGTGAAGAGCCAAATCACAAGTCCTCCGACTGTAGGCGAGCTTCGAGCAGCCGTTTGGACAAGAATAAGCAGCTCATAATTGAAAGAGAGAAATTTCATGACGAAATAAGGGATCCCATCTATGATGAAGAAGTCGATGATGAATGCAATGAGGAATTGGTCTATGGAGACATCGGTGAAGCCTTAGTTATACATAAAAAGCTTGATAATGCCTAAGGAGGAGATAGAAGAAGATTGGTTGCGTCGGAATATATTTCATACCACATGCACCATGGGCGGCAAGGTCTGTAACTTGATTATTGATGGAGATAGCTGCGAAAATGTAGTGTCAACAGAAACAGTGCATAATCTGAAATTGAAGCAAGAGAAGCATCCAAAACCTTACAAGCTCTCTTGGTTCAAGAAGGGGAGTGAGGTAATTGTTGATACTCGCTGCCTTGTATGATTTTCTATTGGGAAAATAAATATCTGGATGAAGTGTGGTGTGATGTGGCTACAATGGATGTTTGTCATGTTCTTCTGGGAAGACCatgacaaaatgatagagTGATATTCATGATGGTAGAAACAATACATATACTTTTTGAAAGAATAAGGTGAAAATAGTACTTACACCAATGAATGATGACAGTGTTCAAAAGTAAAGGGGAGCAACAAATGAAGGCAATTTCCTCTCAATCACCAACTTATTGCAAGAAGCTGGAATATGCTTTGCTTTGGTAGCGAAAGAGGGCAGTCCCATTTCAGCTATTCTAGGAGAAATAAAGCCTTTACTTGAAGAATTTGCAGATGTGTTGCCATAATATCTTCCTTCAAGGTTGCCACAACTAAGGAGTATCCAACATCAAATCGATCTTGTGCCTGGTTCTAGCCTTCCAAATAAAGCAGCGTATAGAATGAGTCCAAAAGAGCACGAGGAGTTGCAAAGGCAGGTGACTTAAGAATGGAGAAGGGCTTGATAAGAGAAAGTTTAAGCCATTGTGCAGTTCCAGCCTTATTAACTCCAAAGAAAGATGGAACATGGCGAATGTGTATGGATAGTCGAGCAATCAATCAAATCATTGTTCGGTATCGCTATTCAATTCCTTGCCTTGATGATATGCTAAATCAGTTGGGAAGTGCCAAAATATTCTCCAAGATTGACCTACGGAGTGGCTACCATCATATCCGAATTCGTCCAGGCGATGAGTGGAAGACGACTTCAAAACTCGGGAAGGGTTGTATGAGTGGATGGTGCTGTCATTCGGCTTATGCAATGCGCCTACCACATTTATGCGGGTAATGCACAAGGTATTGAAACGTTTTATTGGAAAATTTGTGGTGGTTTACTTTGATGATATACTTGTCTATAGCACATCCTACATTGCTCAAGAACATCTAAGAGAGGTTCTTGGAACACTACGGAAGGAGCATCTATATGCTAACCTGAAAAAGTGCATGTTCATGGCTGAACAAGTCACTTTTCTTGGTTATGTGGTGTCTTCAGAAGGAATTTATATGGATCCTTCAAAGGTGAAAGCTCACTTGATTGGCCTACACCTCAGAATATACATGAAGTCAAGAGCTTCCATGGGCTTGCTTCATTTTATAGACGTTTCATTCCTAATTTCAACGGCTTGGTTGCCCCAATTACCGACTGTTTAAAGACAAATCAGAAGTTTAGTTGGACGTCGGAAGCTACTGaaagttttgagttgttaaagaGAACGATATGTGAAGCACCAGTCCTTCCTCTACCTAATTTTGAAAAGATGTTTCAAGTTGATTGTGATGCATCAAAGGTGGGGATTGGAGCAGTGTTGAGTCAAGAAGAGAGACCAATTGCATTTTTCAATGAGAAACTCACTGGTGCAAGGTTTCAATGGAGTACCTATGACATTGAACTCTATGCAGCAGTTATAGCCATACGACATTAGAGTGCATACTTGGCTCATAGAGAGTTCATTCTCTACTCTGATCATGAAGCTTTGAAGTACATCAAAGGGCAGTCTAAATTGACCAGGAAGCACGCAAGCTGGGTAAACTTCTTGGAGCAATTCAATTATACAATAAAGCATAAGGCTAGAGTTCATAACAAGGTGGCTGATGCACTGAGTCGTAAAACTTCTCTTTTGTCTATTGTTCGTATTGAGGTTAAGGGGTTTGAAGCTTTCAAAGAGCAATACAAGGAAGATCCATATTTGGCACCCATTATGGAGCAAACATTGGTTGGTCAGTAAATTGGTTTCAATGTTTATGATGGCTATCTTTTCAAGGGTGACCAATTATGCATTCTAGAAGGTTCTTTAAGAGAGAAAATTCTCAAGGAACTTCATCAAGAATGTCATTTTAGACATGACATGACTCTATTTCTGATCACTTTGACTTATTGGTGGCCAAAGTTGAAACGGGATGTCACAAGGTTTGTAGAGCGATGTCATGTGTGCCAAAGAAGTAAGGGTGATTTAACAAATGTTGGGTTATATACTCCTCCACATATTCCCAAGTCAGCATGGACAGATGTGAGCATGGATTTTGTCCTTGGCATGCCTAGGATGATGGATTCTattttggtggtggtggacaGATTCTCAAAGATGGCTCATTTTGTTCCATGTCGTAAAACAATGGATACAACCAATGTGGCCAACTTATTCTTTAAAGAAGTGGTTCGTCTGCATGGCCCACCCAACACCATCACTTCATATTGTGATCCGAAGTTTATTAGTCATTTTTGGAGGACCTTGTGGAGCATTATTGGAACTAAATTGTGTTCCAACAGTGCTTACCATCCACAAACTAATGGTCAAACTGAAGTTATCGATCAGAGTTTGAGAAATATGCTCAGATGTCTAGTTGGTGATAAGCCTAAGGAATGAGACTTGGTGTTACCACATGCTGAATTTGCATTCAACAAGTCGCAAAACCGGACCACGAAGTTCAGTCCTTTCCAAGTAGTGTATGGCCAGAATCCAAACAGTGTTCTAGACTTGACTTCATTTCCAAATCCAAGCAAAGTCAGTAAGAGGGCAGAAGAAATGACAAACTATATCAAGTCCATCCATGAAGAGGTGCGGAAGAAAATAGAAGAGAGCAATCTGAAGTATAAAGCTGTAGTAGATTAACACCGTAAGAGTGTTGTGTTTGAGGCAGGTGATTTGGTGTGGGCAGTTCTAACAAAGGACAAGTTTCCTACTGGAGCTTACAATAAGCTCAAAGATCGAAAAATCGGCCCATGAAAAGTTCTCAAGAAGATAAACGAAAATGCCTATTAACTACAGCTTTCGAGTCACTTAAAGACTTAAGATGTTTTCAATGTCAAACATCTCAGTACAAACTCGAGGACGAGTTTTTTGCAACCCGGGGAGAATGAAGCAGTCAGTATTTCTTTAGAAAGTCTAAAAGTTAGATTAAATGTGTTTTCTTGACTTCTAAAAAGTATCATAGAGTCTAGCTACATTAAATGTGTTTTCTTGACTTATGTTAGTCAttattttcttgtgttttgtgtgtgtttagCTGGAATGTTTAGTAGTTTATGAGTATTTATTATGAGTAGTTGAGTTTATGTTATTTAAGAAGTTGTAACTTATGTTGGTTTCTCACTTTTTGGAAGTTTAATAGAATTAATTTATTCAAATCTTTTAGTTTAAGGGTTTctgtttctttctcttttcgcTATTTTCCACCAAACCCCAATTCAGATCCGATTAGGGGAGTAGTTGAGTTTATGTTATTTAAGAAGTTGTAACTTATGTTGGTTTCTCACTTTTTGGAAGTTTAATAGAATTAATTTATTCAAATCTTTTAGTTTAAGGGTTTctgtttctttctcttttcgcTATTTTCCACCCAATCCCAATTCAGATCCGATTAGGGCCTGCATCAGTCTTTCTACTCAAGAGGTGAGAAAAGCCAGTGATCTTGCAGCCGAACTCGATGCAGAATTTACAGCTGGTCTAAGTGAAATGGCATACCACCGTCACAGGTTTCTGGATGGATACCTTCTGGTATGTCTTCATGGAAATAACTTGTTCGGTGTTAATGTCCTATTTAAGGAGATATGCTCATTGCTCATTGCTGTCTCGTGCCTTCTATCTGATGGATAAAATGAAGCAGAGGTCGTATCAGTGGACTCATGAGAATGTGAATAAGAGGAGAAAGGAGTATTTTTCTGAGTATACTGGACTAGCTAATGTCCAAATGTGATGATTTTATCTACAGTCCTGGATGATCCGGAAAAACTCTCCACAATTATGGTGGATGGTGTGGATGGTGTAGGGGAGATTGCGGTTACTGAAAACTGAGGAGTCACGCCCGTGATCTACTAGCTAATGCCTTAAACATCAAAATGCATTCAATTGCATTTCGAAAGATGCATACAGAAACTTTCATTGAAGGTTTAGCTTCTCATTTGCAGTCAAGTATTGCAAACCTTCTGGACACATACTTAGATTCGGAGATGTTTGATATGCAGATGCTGAAGAGGCCACATTTTGCTCATTTATTTGAGGAAATTCTTGAGAACTATCCTTTCGCACGCAAGGATCTCGAAAAGAGAATCATAAAGCTCGTGAAAGCTAAGGAGATTTGTGAAGGGATCATGAATGAGTGATGATGCTAGCTCTCTATTGTAGCCTGCGTCTTTTGATTTTCTCTTGTCTTTTCCTGTTCTTTTGCTTAATTTCTAGGCCAGATTTATGTTTGGGTGTCTGGTGTTTGGACTATAATTATCTCATCTATCTGTTTATAGTTTTCAACCTAGTTAATCAATTAAGCAGTGCATTTTGTCTTGTAAAAGAATTTTCTTATGATCGAGCTGGTTAGACTATTTTGATGTGAAAgtgatttaaaagaaaaataacaaaacataGGACTGAACGCTGTCCTTGATCAAGGTAAGCGAATTCAAGTACCACCACCTAATTAGATCATTAAATTGCATCATTCCACAGTTCATAAGATTGTTTTCTTTATAATGCAATGACTTCATAGGCAGTGCTCTTGTGAGTGATGCATTAACGAACTTCTCTGTCGAGTTTTATCATCAAACAACATGAACTTTCTGATGTACTAACAATGTTTGCATCAAGTACTCCCATGTGTGACTTCACATCGTCATGTAGACTACATTTTAATCCTAAATTCATGCATGTTTCAGCAGCATGTGTTTAAGGGTGTATCCCAGGTACCAACGGCATACTCATTAGGAAATGATCTAgcagaggagagagaaaataCTTTCCAAAAATCCATTctggtattgttatttatctGGTCAGAAGAATTGCACTGAAGTGAACCTTAGAATTGTCGACTGCCATTCGCCAACAGAGCATCAATACTCGATGAATAATAGTCATTGTGACCCCAAATTTAGATGCTTGGAACGTAAGCCACACTTGAATGTCCTACAATAGACAAGGTTGATTACCTGGTTCTTATCACATTTTTGTGGTTCTAAACACCTGTTCTAGTCTGAATGTCTGGTGATATTTGTATCACTGCATCTGCTATGATACAAAACGCAATCATTCAAAACGTTGTGTCCTATGTTTGCCATTGCATCTGCTACTAATCGTTACATGCGCTTCTCCAAAGAGATGCTTGAAGGTGATCAATACTTTTTCGGAAAGGTAATTGCAGCATTCCATTTAGTATCAGTGCGACCTTCAGACGAAGTCAATGATCAATTTAAAGCCTCCTTCAGTTCAGTTCACTCAAAATTGTTAATCTCAGACTCTGCAATACAATAAAAGTTGGATATCAGTCCTACCATTTGTTATTTAGGATCTCATGTACTTAGATACATGAAATGTTTGTGTTGCTCTTTAAGAAGGAAACGTATCCACTTACTGGTTTGGTTAGCTCTACCTTACCAGGTATGGTTTAGTCAAGATTTTTCCGATAATTGCAGCTCTGCATGAGTTCGGCCCTTGATGAAGTCGATCCACATCTTAATGGATTTATAGTTCTAACTTTCAGACCCCTTGCACAATCCCCAATCCTTTTTTACTTGCCTGAAAATAGATTTGAGAATACATTAACAAATTTCCATACCTCTCAGGAGAGGTCACAGtcatttcatatttgaattgaatggCCATCTTTACGTATTCATCTCTGTCTAATATTGGAAGTCCAGAAACTTCAAACGattaattgaaaatttgaaaccaGGCAAGCATATTTCATGTGTATATAATTCTGCCCAAACTTTGATATAGTCTTCCTTCCTTTACAAAGTACACATTACCAATCTTCCATATTTTCCCCAACAGAGAAGAAACCCTTCACATTATTCATAATCACATACACTAAAACTTAAATCCCATATCCTTAACTTTCCCCAAACCCAAACTAGACTTCCCGTATGTTACAGAACAACCTCCCATTTCCCAccttttttccttcttctacCTAACTCCCCAAATTTACCCATCCAGCTCAATTTACCAACAACCCCATAAAACACCAAACCATATAGCTTGCTGCCAAATATAACTTAATTACTAATTCACCCTCGTCTTTTTCCCAGATTTCCAGATCAGTCTCGccgtttataaaaaaaatcaaggacAGATCCGACCCGGAAACCCGGATGAACTAAACGAGGGTGGCGGACgggggagagagaaaagagaatggtttttcacttatttttagGATCCAAAATCCATTCAGGGCCTTCTTCGGGTCCTCGGATTCGGATCCTCCACCGGAATATAGACCTCTGAAACTAGCGTCATTCAAGGCGAAGCAAACGCCTCAGGTCTCTGGTCGCCGAGTCGTCAAAGCTCCTCGACACCTGCTTCTTCTTCCCGGAGAACGACGGCAACGGCAGCGAGCTCGGCTCCGGCGACATCGCGAAAGCCGATCCAGCATACATATCCGTCACCGGAGTCCTCAAATCCACAATCCTCACCTCCTTCGGCACAACCGTCGGCCCCGGTGACAGCCTCTCCAACCTCCCGTCGCTCGCCGCCTTCTTAATCCGCCTCAGCGGCTCTCCCCGCCTCAAAATCGTCACCTTCTCCGCCTTCATCAAGTCATCGGAGCTCGCCCGGCCGCCGGACCTCTTCGAAACGACCGCCGCCGGCTCCGGCTTCTGTTGCTCGGACCGCACCGCTGGCTTTCCGAATCTACGGTGCTGCTGCTGCACGGGAATGGGGCCATTACTATAGCTTCTAGGCCGCGAAAACGACGACGTTGATGAAGTAGGGAGTCTGACCCGGTCGATCAGACAATCCTGCGGCCTCAAAATCTCAGTCCCCATATTAATTTAGAAATCAAAACCCTAAGagatgaaagaaacaaagaatcaaagaaggaaaaaagctCTGGAGTTTTTTTGGTGGCCTTCTTCTTCTGGGGAGGGAAGAAGGAGGTTGTTTTGGTCTTTTTctcctctctctatctctctctcctgGAATCTTATCGGGTTGTGGAGTTGTGAGAGAAATGAGGGGGGCTATATATAAGGGGAGGGGGTGGCGCGTGAGGTGTACGTGAGGGTGCCACGTAAGGATTATTTAAAAGGAGGAGGCCCTCGGTCTGTTTGGATTTGACGGAAACCGTTTGGATTGTCTAGGGAGCGTTATTTGTAAATGAAACGGCGTTTTTGTGGTTGGGGAAATGAAGGGGAAGGTGCATAGTTTGTTTCGCCGAAATGTGTGTTTGGTTTGGAGCGTTGTTGGAAAGGTGGTTGTGActtgtgattaattaataagtTGTTAAGTCATTGTTTAATGGAAGGGACTAGGGAAATTAGGTTTGGTTGATGAAGATTTAAAGTCACGAACTACTGAACAGTTCCAACACAACAAAACACCCAAATACAATTATCATTCTCATTCTTCAAGATAAAGTTCATCCTTgtactaaaaaaaattagatgatcGAGACTCGTAGTATAGTAAAATCTGGCCAGACATAGGGAAATCGAAATTGAAATCGGAACTTGAGCATATATGTGGAGTAAATCACATCTTTGAGCAACGTTACTGCTCATCTACATAATATAACACACAGCCCGCATTCCAAATTCTACACTTGAAATTCTCTTGATCATAGATTTTTGTTTAGTCAAATGTAATTGAATTAAAACATTGGTTTTTTACCGTATGTTCATACCATCATGCAATTGGTTggagaaattacttttaaacttttttattgttgtttgatGCTAAATTTTGGTTCAACAAGAACGACAATAAACGTAACAATTTGTGCGGAGTATGCAATATGTTGAGCTGATTGAGAAATCTTACAAGAAAGATTAATTATCAGCATAATAATTATGTGAACAATATCCCATGGTATCGTTATTGTTCCCACCTGAATttctttcaatcattttggtTTAGTTTTACTGGCCCTTATCACgttaaaaaaaatgcatgGATCCCAAATGTGGAGACAACACACATACATTTTGTTCTTAATTTAAGTAGCTGTAGTGTTTACTTAATAGAAGCACAAAGTGAATTCATTTTGATTTAGAATCATATTTGTCCCTCcaaatcatatataattaaggaaTTTGAACAAGAACGACAACTGctaataatataaataaggTGGTCGGTCCTgatcgaattatatatttagagaacaATTTCTCTTGCAGTATACTTTGCTTGTCATTGTTTATGTATGATCCATATGCACTTAGCTCCATAGTTTAATCAGAAAGATTAAACACTATAATCATCAAAGGTAGTCTTTCTTTTCCAAAGTGATAAATAATTCAAGATGACTGTGTATTACAATAATATAATTcttccaaatcaaacttgtACCCTCTATAGATTTTCTTCTTGTATAGTTTATGGTGAAACCGTTCATTGATTTGCTCAAGAAATCTAACCCGACTCGTTCATGCTACTCCAAATGAGACATGTAAAACCAATTCTAATCTTGTTTACTACAAAATAATCCATGCATGTAATAAGAAGATAACACAGAATATATAAGTAATCGTAAGCTCCTAGCTAGCATATCTTTAGGTTAGATTCGTGATCGGTATGATAATCATAGCTCTTAGTTTCAGTGCCTTCCAACCAAAAATCCCATTAACCAGCTTCACCGATCACATCTTCTTTAACCATCATATGTAAAGAAAAAGATGCCAAGCTTTAGGGCTTCAAATGATCGAACACCCTTTTCCATATACAGATAGAGAAGTGAATTGCAAGCTAGGAAGCGAGAAATTTTGAAGAATGACCCATTTATCATTTATGGTCTTTAATTGAATTCTAACCAtgtttttgtaaaaaaaactgaaaaataacCATGTAGAGAGATAAAATGTCATATTACTATTTTAAAACCCTAACTAGCTATTTATTCTACTATTTAATCTAATTAGATTTCCAAAATTGATCTcatgtttatgaaacaaaacaaaacaaaaagtcTCAGAGGCAGAAAACATcttccttatttttttttctaaaactcTGTTCACTAGATCGTTTACTTTTTCCAACCTATCGATGTCTATTCATTTTGTCAATCACAGTGCTCTAATTTCGTTTCTAGATATAAAAGGATCATGTTACTTGCTTGTTGGCCTGATCATCTGCATATGGCCATGTTTTTGAGCTACGTTTCTCTAGAGCAATGTTAGTTACTTTCAATATTCAATCACGCTTTGATTTTTGAGAGAGCAATTTCATTTAAAGAAGAATGAGTGAAATCAGTGTGTTGAATCTTTAATTTGAATAGCTAGGAAGTCTACAAAGTTACTTGCAACTGAAACTCTCGTCATTTTCAAGAGGAATTAGCTCGATCATTAGACATTGGGTGatagaggtggcaaacgggCCGGCCCGGTTCATTTTTAACGGgccaaaaccgtgctcatGCCGTGCTTGAGCTGAcccatttatttatcgtgCTGGGTTCGAGCCAGGccatttgcttaaatattaaaCTCGGCCCGGCCCACGGCCCAAACTCATGTCGGGCCGGGCCAAGAAGCGAgccggcccggcccattagcattatatgacataattaaaataaaaaatattatgtactttgaatatttgttttatataactatttagagtagTAAAATACTATAACACATTTCATAATCTAATTTTTAAAATGTTACGtatctcaaaataatgacgttttattcagtattttaatatttgtgaaatattttagttaaaataataaatagattttaatttaaaaagtataatattcaagtttaataatgataattgtttaaatattgatataaataatataaaattatgtgtttaacgggccgGCACATGAATTAATAGTGTTCGGGTCGTGCCGGGCTAAAAACGGGCTCGGGCCGTACGAGGCCCATGGGCCAAATTATCTCGGCTCGACCCGgcccattacaataacgggTTGGGACCGGGCTGTGCCGAGCCGATTTTTAATGTACCGAGTCCAAGCTAGGTTCAGACTTTTGggcccatttgccacctctactAGGTGAGATCTAAAGATTTTGTTTGGGAAATATAGTCGATCATATATACTTTGACCCAAAATAGCTAGATGTTTGTCATTCCATCCATAATGATTCAAGAAATAACTCATACTATTATTGTTTAGGGTAATTAAGACTTTTTGTAGGTATATATGGTTATTTTTCAATAGTATGAAATAAAATGGTTAAAAgtcaatttaaaaacaaaaaatgggttaatctactatacatcaatatcatatacatctcacattcAACGGTTGACAACAGATATTATTTTCTGACCCAACACACATAATAATATCGATAGTCggatatatgatatatatacattaatgtatattaatatttttcgCCAAAAACATgtcatttttcaaaatttctcctaGGAAGCAATCATCCTATCTTGTCTTGGGTGATCTTATATAGTGGAAACATCTTTCcataaaattgaaagaaagaagagaaaagaaaaggtgaAAAAACTAAAGCTAGCTGCTATTTACCTGAAGAAGAATCATGGAATTGGCTGAGGTCAGATTTTTCGGAGTTGGTCGGAATCTTACT
This is a stretch of genomic DNA from Argentina anserina chromosome 4, drPotAnse1.1, whole genome shotgun sequence. It encodes these proteins:
- the LOC126792665 gene encoding uncharacterized protein LOC126792665, producing MGTEILRPQDCLIDRVRLPTSSTSSFSRPRSYSNGPIPVQQQHRRFGKPAVRSEQQKPEPAAVVSKRSGGRASSDDLMKAEKVTILRRGEPLRRIKKAASDGRLERLSPGPTVVPKEVRIVDLRTPVTDMYAGSAFAMSPEPSSLPLPSFSGKKKQVSRSFDDSATRDLRRLLRLE